Part of the Opitutus sp. ER46 genome is shown below.
GTCTCGGAGAACCTACGCGAACAGCAGGCGACTATCTACCGGCACATCATCGCCGCCACGGAGGCCGAGATAGACGCGGTCGAAACCGAGCTGCGCGGCCAGTCGGAGAGGAATACCAAGATCCTCGCCGACTACGACAAGACGATCGTCACCGAGGAGAACCGCCGCAAGATTGACGAGATCAACCGAGCGCGGGCGGCCTATCGGCCCATCGTCGAGGAGGTGCTGGCGTTTAGCCGGGCCCGCAAGAACGACGAAGCGTTTGCCGCCTGCCGCAACAAGCTTCAGCCGGTATACCTGAAGTACACCGCCGCCGTGGAGGACGCACTTGCCTTCAACAAGACCCGGAGCGACGAGGCGGGTGCGGATATCGAGTCGGCCATCGCTGCCGCGAAGGTAGGACTGATCGTCGGGCTGATCGTGGCCCTGGGAGTCGGCATCGGTATCGCGCTCGTGATCACGCGCAGCATCACCCGGCCGATCGCGGTCGCGGTGAGCGCCGTGGAACGGGTCGCCGGCGGAGACTTGACGGCCACGATCGATGTCACCTCGCGCGACGAAATCGGGCAGATCTGCGCCGCGATGAATCGGATGATCGAAAGCCTGCGGGAGATCATCGGTGACGTGACCACGGCAACCGGCAACGTTGCCGCGGGCAGCGAGCAGATGAGCGCCACCGCCCAGCAACTGTCCCAGGGCGCGTCCGAGCAGGCCGCCTCGGCCGAGGAGAGCACTTCGTCGATGGAGGAGATGGCCGCGAGCATCGAGCGCAACGCCGACAACGCGCGGCAGACCGACAAGATCGCGAGCAAGGCCGCCGAGGACGCCAAGACCGGCGGCGAGTCCGTCACCCGCACGGTCAACGCCATGCGCGAGGTGGCTGACAAGATCAGCATCATCGAGGAGATCGCCCGCAAGACCGACCTCCTCGCGCTCAACGCGGCGGTGGAGGCCGCCCGCGCTGGTGAGCACGGCAAGGGGTTCGCCGTCGTGGCGAGCGAGGTGCGCAAGCTGGCCGAGCGCAGCCAGACCGCCGCGGCCGAGATCAGCCGCATCACCGCGTCGGGCGTGCAGGTCGCCGAACAGGCCGGTGACATGCTGACCAAGCTCGTGCCCGACATTCGCAAGACCGCCGAACTCGTCCAGGAGATCGCCGCCGCCAGCGCCGAGCAGAACACCGGCGCCGCGCAGGTGAACAAGGCGATCCAGCAGCTCGACCAGGTCATCCAGCAGAACTCGTCCGCGTCCGAGGAGATGGCCGCCACCGCCGAGGAGCTTTCGACGCAGGCGCAGCAGCTCCAGACCACGATCGCGTTCTTCAAGGTGAACCACACGGGTGGTCCGGCCGATCGTCGCGCCGCGACCCCCGGCGGGGTGAAGCGCACCCCGGCATCGGCGCCCGCCAAACGCGGCACGCCGCCCGCGGCGCGCAGCTCGGGCAGCAACGGCCAGGGCGAGAACGGCAACGGCCACGCCTCCGAGCAAGGCGCGGTGATCTCCCTCTCGGAGAAGCCCGCCAAGGGCGACAGCCGCGACCGTGAATTCCAGCGCTACTGAGCTCCGATTCCGGCCCTCGTCTCCGCCCGGTGTCTCCCTCCCCAAACCCGTGCGGCGGGACCACCCTCCGTCCCGCCGCCGCCTCCGCCCCAATCTCAATCCTTCATGAGCACGACTCAACCCGCCCAATTTCTGACCTATCGCCTTGGCGACGAGATGTTCGCCGTCGGCGTCGCCCAGGTACGTGAGGTCCTCGAACTCGCCCCCATCACCAAGGTCCCGACGGCGCCGGCCTACATGCGCGGCGTCGTCAACGTCCGCGGCAACGCCATCCCCGTCGTGGACCTCCGCACGAAATTCGGCCTGCCACCCGCGGTCGACACCCTGCACACCCGCATCATCGTCCTCGAACTCACGCTCGACGGTGAGTCGTGTGTGATCGGCGGCATCGCCGACAGCGTCCACGAGGTGATCGAGCTCGATCCGAGCCAGACCACCCCGCCGCCGACCATCGCGATGCGCTGGCGCAGCGAGTTCATCCGGGGGATGGGCCGGCGCGGCGAGCAGTTCATCATCATCCTCGACATCGATGCGGTGTTCTCGGCGGACGAGCTGACCGCCGTTGCCGCCGCCACCTAACCACCGACCGCATGACGTCCGCGACCGTCACCGGGGAACGGGGCACCGATCTTGCGATCTCGCCGGAGCGTTTTCGGCGGGTGTCCGAGTTCATCACCCGCGAACTGGGTATCCGCATGTCGGATGCCAAGATTCCGCTCCTGCAGAGCCGGTTGCAGCGGCGGGTCCGTCTGGCGGGCTGCGCCTCGCTCGAGGATTACCTCCACCTCGTGCTCACGGCCGGCGAGGCGCACGTCGAGCGGCTGGAGTTCATCGACGCCGTCACCACGAACAAGACCGACTTCTTTCGCGAGCCGCAGCACTTCGACTTCCTGCGCACCGTGGCGCTGCCCGCGCTCGATCCGGACGCGGGCCGGCCGTGGACCTGCAAGGTGTGGTCGGCCGGGGCATCGACGGGCATGGAGGCGTACACGCTGGCGATGGTGCTGGGCGAGATTGGCGCCCATCGTGGGCATGGCTTCGATTTCGAGGTGCTCGGGACCGACGTCTGCCGGCGCGTGCTCGAGACGGCGCGCGCGGCGATCTACGACGCCGCCGACGTCGAGTCGGTGCCGCTGGAACTGCGCAACAAGTACCTCCTGCGCAGCCGCGATCCCGGCCAGCGGCAGGTGCGGATCGTGCCCGAGCTTCGGACCCGGGTGCGGTTCGAACCGCTCAACTTCATGGCGGCGCGCTATGCGGTCCGGGAGGTCTTCGACGCGATCTTCTTCCGGAACGTGATGATCTATTTCGACAAGCCCACGCAGGAGCGCGTGGTGAACCTCCTCTGCGAGTACCTGCGGCCCGGCGGCTACTTCTTCGTCGGGCACTCCGAGTCGGTCGTCAGCCTGGATGTGCCGTTGCGCACCGTCGGCTCGGCCGTGTACCGCAAACGCTAGCGTGCGCCCGCGGGCCTGCGCTTCCGCCCGAGAACCCTTTGTTCCCCCATAACATGCCGCGCAAGATTCGTGTCCTGGTCGTCGACGACTCCGCGTCGGTCCGCCAGACGCTCAAGGCGATCCTGGAGTCCGACCCCGGCATTGAGGTCATCGCCACCGCGTCGGATCCGTTCGTCGCGGTCCAGCGGATCGCCGAGCAGGTGCCGGATGTCATGACGCTCGACGTGGAGATGCCCCGGATGGACGGCATCACCTTCCTCGAGCAGATCATGCGGCAGCACCCGATCCCCGTCGTGATCTGCTCCAGCCTCACCGACGACGGCTCGCGCACGGCGCTGGCGGCGCTGGAGCGCGGCGCGGTCGATATCATCTCGAAGCCGAAGCTCGGGACGAAGCAGTTCCTCGAGGAGTCCTCGATCCGGATCTGCGATGTCGTCCGCTCGGCGGCACGCGCCGGCGTGCGCCGTTTCGCCGGTCCGGCGCTGCGGGCGACGCCGAAGCTCACGGCCGACGCCGTGCTCAGCCCCGCCGGAGCTGGCGCGATGCTCGAGACGACCGAAAAAATCATTGCCGTCGGCGCTTCCACCGGCGGGACGGAAGCCTTGCGCGTGTTCCTCGAGGCGCTGCCGGCGAACGCCCCCGGCGTCGTGATCGTGCAGCACATGCCGGAGAAGTTCACGGCCAGCTTCGCCGCCCGGCTCGACGGCTTGTGCAAGGTTTCGGTCGCCGAGGCGGTCAACGGCGCCGCGGTGCTCCCGGGAGAGGTTCTCATTGCTCCCGGCAATCATCACCTGCTGCTGAAACGTAGCGGTGCGCGCTATTACGTGGAGGTGCGCGACGGGCCGCTGGTTTCCCGCCACCGGCCGTCGGTCGATGTGCTCTTTCGGTCCGTAGCCCGCTATGCAGGCGCGAATGCGGTCGGCGTGCTCATGACCGGGATGGGGGATGATGGCGCCAAGGGCATGCTCGAGATGAAGCAGGCCGGCGCCTTCAACATCGCCCAGGACGAGCAAAGTTGCGTGGTCTTTGGCATGCCGAATGAGGCAATCAAGCTGGGCGGCGTGGACGACGTGGTCGCGCTGGAAGCAATTGCCCCGCGGGTGCTTCGGGCATGCGCGGGCATTCGGCGTTGAAAATGAGCACGGGATTCACAGTTTCCAACGCTCCCTCTCGTACGCGCCGCTCCATCCGCCTGCTTGTGAATTCAACGTCCTCCGCTTCCGCCACCCCCGCTTCCGCCTTGCGTGTGCTCGTGGCCGACGACGAGGAGGTGTTTCGCCTCAGCACCGCGGCGCTCCTGCGCAGCGCGGGTTTCGAGGCGGTGGTCGTGGCGGACGGGGCGGCCGCGCTGGCCCGGCTGGCGACCGAGCACGTGTCGCTGGTGATTTCGGACATCAACATGCCGGGCAATGAGGACCTGGAACTGGTCCGGGAGCTCCATACCCGGCATCCCGGCCTGCCGGTGATCCTCCTGACGGGCTTTGCCTCGGCGGAAAGCGCCATCCAGTCGGTCAATGCCGGCGTGGCGGCATACCTGCGCAAACCGGTGCGCGCCGACCAGCTCCTCGACGCGGTGCAGCGCAATATCGGCCTTTACGAGACGCGACGGGTCGTAGCGCGCAGCCTGGAACATCTGCGGAGCTGGACCACGGACCTCGCGCGGGTCGACGAGCAGATCCGGCAGGCACACGATGCGAGCCAATCCGGCATCGTCGCGAACTACCTGGAGGTCTCGCTTGGCCGGCTCGCCATGGCCTTTGCGGATGTGCGCGAGGTGGCGGAAGTGCTGGCGCGTTCGCCGGGCGGCGCGGCCGGGATGCGCACGCACGAGCTGGAGCAGGCGGTGCGCGAGGCGGTGACGGTGTTGGAACGCACCAAGCGCGACTTCAAATCGAAGGAACTCTCGGACCTGCGCCGGCGGCTCGAGTCGCTGGTCGACGCTGAGGACGGCGAGGAAAGTGATCGCCGGACCGCCTGAGCGGGCTGGAGGGCCGGTGCGGCCGTAGGACCGTGGTTTGGGTTGAGATGGGCGGATGAGGCAGCCTAGCGTCCAACTCCTTTTCCCATGAACCCGATCGATACCGTCGTCACCACCCTCGACCAACTGCGGCGCCGCCGGCCGCTGGTGCACTGCCTCACGAACGGCGTCGTGAAAAATTTCACCGCCAACGTGCTGCTCGCGCTGGGCGCGGCGCCCGCGATGGTGGAGCACGCGGAGGAGGCGGCGCAGTTTGCCGTGATGGCCGATGCGCTCCTGGTGAACGTCGGCACGCTCGACGAGCCGCAGATGCGCGCGATGCGCGCGGCGGTCGCCGCGGCGGTCGCGGGCAAGCGCCCTTGGGTCCTCGATCCCGTGGCGGTCGGGCCGCTGGCCGTGCGCACCGCCTTCGCCCGCGAGTTGCTCGCGCATCGTCCGACCCTCATTCGCGGCAACGCCTCGGAGGTGATCGCGCTCTCCGGCAGCGCCGGCAAGGGGCGCGGCGTTGACAGCGGTGACTCGACCGAGGCGGCGCTGGCCGCCGCCGAGGACCTGGCGCGCCGGACTGGCGGGGCGGTGCTCGCGACCGGCCCGGTGGATTATGGCACCGACGGCCGCACGCGCGTCGCATGTCACAATGGCCACGTGCTCCTTACCCGCGTGACTGGCGTCGGGTGCGCACAGGGCGCGGTCGCCGCGGCCTGCGCGGCGGTGGCGGAGTCGCCCCTCGCGGCGGCGATGACCTCGGCCGTGATCATGGGCATCGCCGGCGAGCGCGCGCAGCGCGTGGCCGCGCGCCCAGGGTCGTTCGCGGTGGCGCTGCTGGATGCGCTCGATGAGATCGATGGCACCATCATTCGCCGGGAGGCGCGGCTTTCATGATCGATTACGGCGTCTATCTCGTCACCGACGCGCCGGAGCGTTACCCGGCCGGGCTGCTTGCCGGTGTCGAGACGGCGCTCGCGGGCGGCGTCTCGGTGGTGCAGTACCGCGCGACGGGCGGCACGCGTCGGGAGCAGTTCGAGGCCGCTCGCGCGCTGCATGAAATGCTCCGAGTGCGCGGGGTGCCATTGGTCATCAACGACGCCGTCGACCTCGCGCTGGCGGTGAACGCCGAGGGGGTGCACGTGGGGCAGTCGGATATGCCGACGGACGTCGTGCGCCGGCTGCTTGGGCCCGGGCGGCTACTTGGGCTCTCGATCACGGAGCTTGCGCAACTTCAGGTCGTGGGCGCCGAGGTGGATTATCTCGGCGTGGGCCCGGTGTACGCGACGCCGACCAAGCCCGACGCCGCGCCGCCGCTGGGGCTCGACGGGCTGCGCGCAGTGAAGGCGCAGGCCCGGCTGCCGGTCGTGGCGATCGGCGGGATCAATCTTGCCAATGCCGCCGCCGTGTTCGCCGCCGGCGCCGCGGGTGTCGCGGTGGTGTCGGCTTTCTCCCAGGCGGCGGATCCCGCGGCGGTGGCCCGCGCGTTGCGCGCGGCGAAGGGCGCGGCGCGCTAATCCGTTTCGGTCGGTTGACCGCGGCTACTTCGTCGCGGTCAGCACGCTTGCCCGGGTGTTGTTTGTCGGCACCTGGTCGACGGTGCCGATCGGGTTGATGAGCGTGGTGGAAAAGCGGATCTGGCCCGACGCCTTGAGCGCGGCGGCGTCGACCGGGACGGTGACGAGCTTGGTCTCACCCGCGTCGAGACTCGTGACGTCGTAGTACGTTGTGTACGCGCCGCTCGTCACCGCGAGGGACAAGCTGGAGACCGGGGCGCCGCCGCGGTTCTGCAGCACGAAATCCATCTGCCCGGTGGCGGCATCGTAGTAGTGGCTCGAGACCGCGGTGTCGGTGTAGGCGCGGTTGGTCGCGTTCATCGCCCACGCCAGGTTCAGGATGCCGTGGCCGTAGTTCGGATCGGTTCCCGGGGCGCCGACGTCGTTGGCCGTCTGGGTGAGAATCTGGGCGGCCTGCGCCGCGGTGAGCGCCGAGTTCTGCGACATGACCGCGGCGATCGCGCCGGCGACGAGCGGGGCGCTGGCGGAGGTGCCGGAAACGTACACGCGGCTGTTGTCGAGCCAGGCGGTCTGGACGGCATAACCGGGCGCGCTCAACTGGAGCTGCGCGCCCGAGTTGGAGAACGTCACCTGCTGTTCGGCGAGGTCGACGGCTGCGACCGAGATCACGCGCGGGTCGGCGGCAGGCCAGGCAAGTTGGGCGGCCTGGTCGTTGCCGGCGGCGGCGACGATGACGGCGCCGTTGTTGGCGGCGTAGGTGATGGCGGCATCGAGCAGGGCATTGGTGGCGTAGCCGCCCAGGCTGATGTTGATGACGCGCGCCCCGGCGTCGGTCGCGGCGACGATCGCCTGTGAGAGCGTGTAGATGTCGCTCGTGCCGGAAGTATCCGTGACGCGGATGCTGAGCACGCGGGCGGCGGGCGCGACGCCCGGCGCATCGGCGGCGAGCCCGGCGGCGAGCGAGGCGACCGAAGTGCCGTGACCGTCATCGCTGGCGGTGCCGGGGAACACGCCGAGCCCGACGTCGAGCGTCTGCACGCGCCCGGTGCCGAAGGTGGCGTCGGCGAGGGCGACGCCGGTGTCGAGGACGGCGATGGTGACACCGCGGCCCCATTGGGAGCGGTCGCCCGTGGCGCCGAGGAAGGCGAGGGCGGAGTTGCGGAAGGGCACCTGATTCACGGCGTCGCGCGCCTCCTTGGCGGGGATGGGCGGCACGCCAAAGAGGTAGTTGCCGGAAAGGTCGGCGTAATCGGACGGGTGCTGGGCGGCGTCCAGCTGCAGGGCGGCGAGATCGGTGTAGCGCACGCGTACCGAGCGGAGGGCGTCGAGCCGCCCAACGATGGTCAGGCCAGCCTGGGCGGCGCGGGCGAGAAAGCGGGCATAAGCCGCGTCGTCCTTGAAGGTGAGCACCGCCTCGTTGTGGCGGATGTCGCGGCGACCGAGCAGCCGCTGAAGCCGGGCGAGCAGGTCGCGCACCGCGGGGTCGGTTCGCGACGTCACGGTCGGCACGGCAGTGGAGGCCGCGGTCGCGGCGGCAGGGGCCGGACTGGAGAGTCGGGCCGGGTGGGGCGCGACCGCCTGGCGGCGCCAGAACCACCCCGTCAGCAGGACGCACAGCAGCCCGCAGGCGGCGAGGGCGGCGGTGGTGGTCTTTTTCATGAGCACGGGAAGGACGCGGCCGGGGGGCGAAAGTGCCGGAAATGTGGCCGGGGTTGCATGGAAAGTCTAGGGGGCGGGTGGCCCCTCCTGGGTCTTTCTCTTACTCTTCCTCTTTCTCTTACTCTCGCGGCGAGGCCGGGCGCCGCCGGCGACCGGCCCGAGAACGCCCTACGGAGTGAAAGTGAGAGT
Proteins encoded:
- a CDS encoding S8 family serine peptidase is translated as MKKTTTAALAACGLLCVLLTGWFWRRQAVAPHPARLSSPAPAAATAASTAVPTVTSRTDPAVRDLLARLQRLLGRRDIRHNEAVLTFKDDAAYARFLARAAQAGLTIVGRLDALRSVRVRYTDLAALQLDAAQHPSDYADLSGNYLFGVPPIPAKEARDAVNQVPFRNSALAFLGATGDRSQWGRGVTIAVLDTGVALADATFGTGRVQTLDVGLGVFPGTASDDGHGTSVASLAAGLAADAPGVAPAARVLSIRVTDTSGTSDIYTLSQAIVAATDAGARVINISLGGYATNALLDAAITYAANNGAVIVAAAGNDQAAQLAWPAADPRVISVAAVDLAEQQVTFSNSGAQLQLSAPGYAVQTAWLDNSRVYVSGTSASAPLVAGAIAAVMSQNSALTAAQAAQILTQTANDVGAPGTDPNYGHGILNLAWAMNATNRAYTDTAVSSHYYDAATGQMDFVLQNRGGAPVSSLSLAVTSGAYTTYYDVTSLDAGETKLVTVPVDAAALKASGQIRFSTTLINPIGTVDQVPTNNTRASVLTATK
- a CDS encoding chemotaxis response regulator protein-glutamate methylesterase, yielding MPRKIRVLVVDDSASVRQTLKAILESDPGIEVIATASDPFVAVQRIAEQVPDVMTLDVEMPRMDGITFLEQIMRQHPIPVVICSSLTDDGSRTALAALERGAVDIISKPKLGTKQFLEESSIRICDVVRSAARAGVRRFAGPALRATPKLTADAVLSPAGAGAMLETTEKIIAVGASTGGTEALRVFLEALPANAPGVVIVQHMPEKFTASFAARLDGLCKVSVAEAVNGAAVLPGEVLIAPGNHHLLLKRSGARYYVEVRDGPLVSRHRPSVDVLFRSVARYAGANAVGVLMTGMGDDGAKGMLEMKQAGAFNIAQDEQSCVVFGMPNEAIKLGGVDDVVALEAIAPRVLRACAGIRR
- a CDS encoding CheR family methyltransferase — protein: MTSATVTGERGTDLAISPERFRRVSEFITRELGIRMSDAKIPLLQSRLQRRVRLAGCASLEDYLHLVLTAGEAHVERLEFIDAVTTNKTDFFREPQHFDFLRTVALPALDPDAGRPWTCKVWSAGASTGMEAYTLAMVLGEIGAHRGHGFDFEVLGTDVCRRVLETARAAIYDAADVESVPLELRNKYLLRSRDPGQRQVRIVPELRTRVRFEPLNFMAARYAVREVFDAIFFRNVMIYFDKPTQERVVNLLCEYLRPGGYFFVGHSESVVSLDVPLRTVGSAVYRKR
- a CDS encoding methyl-accepting chemotaxis protein, producing MKNLSIGKRIIAGFSAVIVITALLAAFCVIRLQQIAERSDAVVRRAMPGLYTISMVSENLREQQATIYRHIIAATEAEIDAVETELRGQSERNTKILADYDKTIVTEENRRKIDEINRARAAYRPIVEEVLAFSRARKNDEAFAACRNKLQPVYLKYTAAVEDALAFNKTRSDEAGADIESAIAAAKVGLIVGLIVALGVGIGIALVITRSITRPIAVAVSAVERVAGGDLTATIDVTSRDEIGQICAAMNRMIESLREIIGDVTTATGNVAAGSEQMSATAQQLSQGASEQAASAEESTSSMEEMAASIERNADNARQTDKIASKAAEDAKTGGESVTRTVNAMREVADKISIIEEIARKTDLLALNAAVEAARAGEHGKGFAVVASEVRKLAERSQTAAAEISRITASGVQVAEQAGDMLTKLVPDIRKTAELVQEIAAASAEQNTGAAQVNKAIQQLDQVIQQNSSASEEMAATAEELSTQAQQLQTTIAFFKVNHTGGPADRRAATPGGVKRTPASAPAKRGTPPAARSSGSNGQGENGNGHASEQGAVISLSEKPAKGDSRDREFQRY
- the thiE gene encoding thiamine phosphate synthase, with the translated sequence MIDYGVYLVTDAPERYPAGLLAGVETALAGGVSVVQYRATGGTRREQFEAARALHEMLRVRGVPLVINDAVDLALAVNAEGVHVGQSDMPTDVVRRLLGPGRLLGLSITELAQLQVVGAEVDYLGVGPVYATPTKPDAAPPLGLDGLRAVKAQARLPVVAIGGINLANAAAVFAAGAAGVAVVSAFSQAADPAAVARALRAAKGAAR
- a CDS encoding response regulator; translation: MADDEEVFRLSTAALLRSAGFEAVVVADGAAALARLATEHVSLVISDINMPGNEDLELVRELHTRHPGLPVILLTGFASAESAIQSVNAGVAAYLRKPVRADQLLDAVQRNIGLYETRRVVARSLEHLRSWTTDLARVDEQIRQAHDASQSGIVANYLEVSLGRLAMAFADVREVAEVLARSPGGAAGMRTHELEQAVREAVTVLERTKRDFKSKELSDLRRRLESLVDAEDGEESDRRTA
- a CDS encoding chemotaxis protein CheW, whose protein sequence is MSTTQPAQFLTYRLGDEMFAVGVAQVREVLELAPITKVPTAPAYMRGVVNVRGNAIPVVDLRTKFGLPPAVDTLHTRIIVLELTLDGESCVIGGIADSVHEVIELDPSQTTPPPTIAMRWRSEFIRGMGRRGEQFIIILDIDAVFSADELTAVAAAT
- the thiM gene encoding hydroxyethylthiazole kinase; this translates as MNPIDTVVTTLDQLRRRRPLVHCLTNGVVKNFTANVLLALGAAPAMVEHAEEAAQFAVMADALLVNVGTLDEPQMRAMRAAVAAAVAGKRPWVLDPVAVGPLAVRTAFARELLAHRPTLIRGNASEVIALSGSAGKGRGVDSGDSTEAALAAAEDLARRTGGAVLATGPVDYGTDGRTRVACHNGHVLLTRVTGVGCAQGAVAAACAAVAESPLAAAMTSAVIMGIAGERAQRVAARPGSFAVALLDALDEIDGTIIRREARLS